Proteins from a genomic interval of Deltaproteobacteria bacterium:
- a CDS encoding alpha/beta hydrolase, which yields MDRKVTFYSEGTPCVGILGLPDDYKSGDKRGAVIFCHGFTGVKEMYLPENAKRLQAEGYVTLNFDYRYFGESGGEPRCRLIPMAQVADIRNAITYMQGLPEVNPDRIGLYGTSFGCANVVYTAGVDERAKCTVAVVGPGDCERQFRMGPNFDAFMSKVQKAKAEFVASGNVTYMQTARMMARDPDVVADLERAQKAFPQWRPEVTFESMVDIMEFKPETVADRISPRAILWIHTDKDKLVPLYEAQSMYAKARHPKKLVVLENMIHEDVYRGEGFAQVVKQTNAWFKEHMPAR from the coding sequence ATGGACCGCAAAGTCACATTCTATAGCGAAGGCACACCGTGTGTTGGCATTCTCGGACTACCAGACGATTACAAATCTGGCGACAAACGTGGTGCGGTGATCTTCTGTCATGGTTTTACGGGTGTGAAGGAAATGTATCTGCCAGAGAATGCCAAACGACTGCAGGCAGAAGGTTATGTCACGCTGAACTTCGATTATCGCTATTTCGGTGAGAGCGGTGGCGAACCTCGCTGTCGCCTGATTCCGATGGCGCAAGTGGCGGATATTCGCAATGCCATCACTTACATGCAGGGTCTGCCAGAAGTGAATCCCGATCGTATCGGTCTCTATGGCACCAGCTTTGGCTGTGCCAATGTCGTCTATACGGCTGGCGTTGATGAACGCGCGAAGTGCACTGTCGCTGTCGTTGGTCCTGGCGACTGCGAACGGCAGTTTCGCATGGGTCCAAACTTTGATGCCTTTATGTCCAAGGTGCAGAAAGCCAAGGCCGAGTTTGTCGCGAGCGGCAATGTCACCTACATGCAAACCGCACGTATGATGGCACGTGATCCTGATGTCGTCGCTGATCTCGAAAGAGCACAGAAAGCCTTTCCGCAATGGCGACCGGAAGTGACGTTTGAGTCCATGGTTGACATCATGGAGTTCAAGCCTGAAACAGTGGCTGATCGCATCTCTCCACGCGCGATTCTGTGGATCCATACCGACAAAGACAAACTCGTACCGTTGTATGAAGCACAGAGCATGTACGCCAAAGCGCGCCATCCAAAGAAACTGGTCGTGTTAGAAAATATGATCCACGAAGATGTCTATCGCGGCGAGGGGTTTGCACAAGTTGTGAAGCAGACCAATGCGTGGTTCAAGGAACATATGCCAGCGAGATAA
- a CDS encoding glutathione S-transferase family protein: MKFINSVGPNPRCVRMFMAEKGISIPFAEINLLAGENRKPPYTDKNPGGQMPALELDNSTTLAETVAICEYLEEKNPTPALVGTTAEERAETRMWQRRIELNITEHLYNGFRYAEGIKIFQDRMHCLPEAAPGLKAIVQEKLAWLDKLMEGKQFIVGNRFTLTDIILFSALDFGAGVGQTINPSLKNLTAWFDRVAARPSATASLSPKDKSGGLRGA; the protein is encoded by the coding sequence ATGAAATTTATTAATTCAGTTGGCCCCAATCCGCGCTGCGTACGCATGTTCATGGCCGAAAAAGGGATTTCCATTCCATTTGCTGAGATCAATCTCCTGGCAGGCGAGAACCGTAAGCCGCCTTATACCGACAAAAACCCCGGTGGGCAGATGCCCGCGCTTGAACTCGACAACAGCACCACCCTCGCTGAGACAGTCGCAATTTGTGAGTATCTCGAAGAGAAGAACCCGACACCGGCTCTGGTCGGCACAACGGCTGAAGAACGGGCCGAAACCCGCATGTGGCAGAGACGAATCGAACTCAATATCACTGAACATTTGTATAACGGCTTTCGTTACGCCGAAGGGATCAAAATATTTCAAGATCGCATGCACTGTTTGCCCGAGGCCGCACCAGGGCTCAAAGCGATCGTGCAGGAAAAGCTTGCATGGCTCGATAAGCTTATGGAAGGGAAACAGTTCATTGTCGGCAACCGCTTCACCCTGACCGATATTATTCTCTTCTCTGCGCTCGACTTTGGTGCTGGTGTTGGCCAAACCATCAATCCCAGCTTGAAGAACCTCACAGCTTGGTTTGATCGTGTTGCTGCACGGCCCAGCGCAACTGCAAGCCTGTCTCCAAAAGACAAGAGTGGCGGTCTGCGCGGCGCGTAG
- a CDS encoding MFS transporter, whose amino-acid sequence MRALMNTTPSPSIFYGWWMALFCCLAMAAGPILITGTFSIFVKPLAETFGWSRGDISFGFSLVAFIIAFYAPLLGILIDRLGPRVVIMSGAVIFGAGFCSFWFLSNSLWQFYGIYLLTAFGGASLTSLPFATIISRWFSQQRGLALGFMGTGVFLGGMYAPPLVTHIILTYGWRWAYVTLGVIIWCVALPISAFLLMDRPEQKGLQPFGEGGTEKSPTIDSHASGHSMTVTEARKTLSFWCMAVSFALLSAVSHAAITHFAPLLTDKGLSPQQAATALMVLSAMGVLGRIIAGYLVDRFPAHLVSAGLFLGVVIGLIAGFGADELPQALIFAAMIGLGFGAETDLMPYLIAQHFGLASFGRIFGWIYGAFAFGGMLGPLLMGKTFDATGSYHLALTILIPATILSAVLMLPLGIRRLPIKTTEAEAHSG is encoded by the coding sequence ATGAGGGCGCTTATGAATACAACACCGTCGCCCAGCATATTCTACGGTTGGTGGATGGCCTTGTTCTGTTGCCTGGCCATGGCAGCAGGGCCGATTCTCATCACCGGAACGTTCAGTATTTTCGTCAAACCATTAGCTGAGACGTTCGGCTGGAGTCGCGGTGACATTTCGTTCGGCTTCTCTCTGGTCGCGTTCATCATTGCTTTTTACGCCCCGCTCCTTGGGATTCTCATCGACCGCCTTGGCCCGCGTGTGGTCATCATGAGTGGCGCAGTCATCTTTGGCGCAGGGTTCTGCTCATTCTGGTTTTTGTCGAACTCCCTGTGGCAGTTCTACGGTATCTATCTGTTGACAGCGTTTGGGGGGGCAAGTCTCACTTCCCTTCCGTTTGCGACCATCATCTCGCGGTGGTTTAGCCAGCAACGTGGCCTTGCCCTCGGGTTCATGGGCACTGGCGTGTTTCTCGGCGGCATGTATGCTCCGCCCCTGGTCACCCATATTATCCTCACCTATGGTTGGCGCTGGGCATACGTCACACTTGGTGTGATTATTTGGTGCGTTGCCCTACCGATATCTGCCTTTCTTCTTATGGATCGTCCCGAGCAGAAAGGATTACAACCTTTCGGCGAGGGAGGAACAGAAAAATCGCCAACCATCGATTCTCATGCTTCCGGTCATAGTATGACCGTCACCGAAGCGCGTAAAACGCTGTCGTTTTGGTGTATGGCAGTCAGCTTTGCGCTGCTCAGCGCGGTCTCACACGCTGCCATCACCCACTTTGCGCCCCTACTGACAGATAAAGGACTCTCACCGCAACAAGCGGCAACCGCGCTCATGGTCCTCTCAGCAATGGGGGTTCTGGGAAGAATCATCGCCGGGTATCTGGTTGACCGTTTCCCGGCTCATCTCGTCTCTGCCGGACTTTTTCTTGGGGTTGTGATTGGGTTAATTGCTGGGTTCGGAGCCGATGAACTACCCCAGGCCCTCATCTTCGCAGCGATGATCGGACTTGGTTTTGGCGCAGAAACCGACCTGATGCCGTACCTCATTGCCCAGCACTTTGGCCTAGCCTCATTCGGCAGAATTTTTGGGTGGATCTATGGGGCGTTCGCGTTTGGTGGCATGCTTGGCCCACTCCTCATGGGGAAGACTTTTGATGCGACCGGCTCGTACCACCTCGCGCTCACAATTCTTATCCCAGCAACGATCCTGAGTGCCGTGCTTATGCTGCCATTGGGAATACGTCGTCTGCCCATCAAAACGACTGAAGCTGAAGCTCACTCTGGGTGA
- a CDS encoding phosphotransferase family protein → MAESTQDKIVSYLYKKVPSAKNLSLSQFVQTAVGWSHEIYVFDAQWKENGQEKTQGFCLRKDPGSGLLRTLSDLKEQYRVLQALEPTPAPTPKVYWFEEDPSLLGGPFFIMEKVPGEATNPWSKVGKQYYAEAAKRGKLPRSFIEALASLHNLDWRAAGLDFIGVPGPGNDFALREVAKWESLIQRSLRKPEPVLTEVLMWLKANAPKTQRLAFVHGAYRTGNLMIKDDLISAIIDWELQVIGDPMYDVAYVLSDLNREGSPLLSCVVERDFFIDTYQQLTELTIDFDACRYYEILYMMRSTAFWLSASGLFAEGKSKDLRLARTTYSVPVVLNMAAKALGF, encoded by the coding sequence ATGGCTGAATCAACCCAAGACAAAATCGTTTCCTATCTCTATAAAAAGGTGCCAAGCGCCAAAAATCTATCACTGTCACAGTTTGTGCAAACTGCTGTCGGCTGGTCACATGAGATCTACGTCTTCGATGCCCAGTGGAAAGAAAATGGGCAAGAAAAGACCCAAGGCTTCTGCCTGCGTAAGGATCCAGGCTCTGGTCTGTTGCGCACGCTGTCTGACTTGAAGGAACAGTATCGCGTCCTGCAAGCGCTTGAACCGACACCCGCACCAACGCCAAAGGTCTATTGGTTTGAAGAAGACCCGTCTCTGCTCGGTGGCCCGTTCTTCATTATGGAAAAAGTCCCAGGCGAAGCGACTAATCCGTGGTCGAAAGTCGGCAAACAGTATTACGCTGAGGCTGCAAAACGCGGGAAGCTGCCACGGAGTTTCATCGAAGCACTGGCTTCCTTGCACAATCTCGATTGGCGCGCCGCAGGCCTCGACTTTATCGGCGTCCCGGGACCAGGCAACGACTTCGCCCTGCGGGAAGTCGCAAAGTGGGAGTCGCTTATTCAGCGGTCGTTGCGCAAGCCCGAGCCGGTGCTGACCGAAGTGCTCATGTGGCTCAAAGCCAATGCGCCAAAAACACAACGCCTTGCATTTGTCCACGGCGCCTATCGTACCGGTAACCTCATGATCAAAGATGATCTTATTTCGGCCATCATTGATTGGGAACTGCAGGTGATAGGCGATCCAATGTACGACGTCGCCTATGTCCTTTCTGACCTGAACCGCGAGGGGTCACCGTTGCTCTCGTGTGTTGTCGAACGCGACTTTTTCATTGACACATATCAGCAGCTTACGGAGCTCACCATTGACTTCGACGCCTGCCGCTACTACGAAATCCTCTACATGATGCGCAGTACCGCGTTCTGGCTCAGTGCCTCAGGATTATTTGCCGAAGGAAAAAGTAAGGATTTACGCTTAGCTCGTACGACGTATTCAGTTCCAGTCGTTTTGAACATGGCAGCAAAAGCGCTGGGATTCTGA
- a CDS encoding thiolase family protein, giving the protein MSIKGKAAIAGIAELRPQRDAEGRTPLGMMAQVAREAIADAGLEKKDIDGLLTGWAIGEYSILWPSVIAEYLRLQPRYFNQVELGGASAAGMAWRAAAAIDAGMCSTVLCVVADTRGVTTPGRKMPPFPPNDAEFDAPYGLIAANPGYALIARRHMAEFGTTPQQMAKVAVDQRKNACKNPLAMFGSKEITVDDVLNSRMIVDPLHLLEIVSPCAGGAAFIVTSADRAKHGPQRPVYLLGAGEAGGHCSITNAKSLTTSLVKPAAESAFKMAGLAPKDMHFVQPYDCYTITVIVTLEDAGFCKKGEGGRFVEEHDLSYKGDLPCNTHGGQLSFGQPGLAGGMSHVIEGVRQLMGRGGERQVKNATIGYVNGNGGIMSEQCSLVLGVQ; this is encoded by the coding sequence ATGAGCATAAAGGGAAAAGCCGCAATCGCTGGGATCGCTGAGTTACGTCCACAGCGTGACGCTGAAGGGCGCACCCCTCTCGGCATGATGGCACAGGTGGCGAGAGAAGCTATCGCAGATGCAGGACTAGAGAAAAAAGATATCGATGGATTGCTTACTGGCTGGGCCATTGGTGAGTACAGCATCTTGTGGCCGTCGGTTATTGCTGAGTACCTCCGCCTGCAGCCGAGGTATTTTAATCAAGTTGAGCTGGGGGGAGCTTCTGCTGCGGGCATGGCGTGGCGTGCGGCTGCAGCAATTGATGCAGGCATGTGCTCGACCGTCCTGTGTGTTGTGGCTGACACGCGAGGGGTGACGACACCTGGTCGTAAAATGCCGCCGTTTCCACCTAATGATGCAGAGTTTGATGCTCCCTATGGGCTCATCGCTGCCAATCCAGGGTATGCGTTGATTGCGCGACGACACATGGCGGAGTTTGGTACGACCCCACAACAGATGGCCAAAGTGGCGGTCGATCAGCGCAAGAACGCATGCAAGAACCCGCTGGCAATGTTTGGCAGTAAAGAAATTACCGTTGATGACGTATTGAATTCGCGCATGATTGTCGATCCGTTGCATTTACTGGAGATCGTGAGTCCCTGCGCGGGTGGCGCCGCGTTCATCGTAACATCTGCAGACCGCGCCAAACATGGTCCTCAGCGCCCTGTGTATTTGCTTGGGGCAGGAGAAGCGGGTGGTCACTGCAGTATCACCAACGCAAAGAGCTTGACGACCTCGCTGGTGAAACCCGCAGCCGAGTCCGCGTTTAAAATGGCGGGCCTGGCGCCCAAAGACATGCACTTTGTCCAACCGTACGATTGCTACACCATCACTGTGATTGTAACCCTTGAAGACGCTGGCTTCTGTAAGAAAGGCGAGGGCGGGCGTTTCGTTGAAGAGCACGACCTGTCATATAAAGGCGACCTTCCTTGTAACACACACGGTGGGCAACTGTCGTTCGGGCAGCCTGGTCTCGCTGGCGGCATGAGTCACGTCATTGAGGGAGTGCGCCAACTGATGGGACGTGGTGGCGAGCGGCAGGTCAAGAATGCCACTATCGGTTATGTGAACGGGAATGGTGGCATCATGAGTGAACAGTGCAGTTTAGTGTTGGGAGTGCAGTAG
- a CDS encoding Zn-ribbon domain-containing OB-fold protein, with protein sequence MAQYKKPLPQPTPVSKPFWDAAKRHELQIQHCNKCNTHVFYPREVCPECLAPDLQWVKVSGKGTLYSYTIAQAPTHHSFAEEVPYVIAIVELAEGPHLTTNITGCSPETLKVGMPVVAAFEDVTPERTLVKFRPA encoded by the coding sequence ATGGCTCAGTATAAAAAACCGCTGCCGCAACCGACTCCGGTGTCTAAACCGTTTTGGGATGCGGCCAAGCGACATGAATTACAAATCCAACATTGCAACAAATGCAACACTCATGTGTTCTATCCACGGGAAGTATGTCCAGAATGTTTAGCGCCGGATTTGCAATGGGTGAAAGTGTCTGGGAAAGGGACGCTCTATTCGTATACGATTGCTCAGGCTCCCACACATCACTCATTTGCCGAAGAGGTGCCGTATGTGATTGCGATCGTTGAGCTGGCGGAGGGGCCTCATCTGACGACGAACATCACAGGTTGTTCTCCTGAAACACTGAAGGTCGGGATGCCTGTGGTGGCTGCTTTTGAGGATGTGACGCCGGAGAGGACACTCGTGAAATTTCGTCCAGCGTGA